The region TGTTTCTTCCAGATATTGGCTGAATAAAGTTTATTCTAAAAAAATAGGCGACACGCACACAGAAGGAGATATTCATATTCATGATTTACAATTGTTGGCTCCTTATTGCGCTGGCTGGGATTTAAAAGATTTATTGGTTAGGGGATTTGGAGGCGTGAGCGGAAAAGTTGAATCAAAGCCGGCAAAACATTTTAGAACAGCTTTGGGGCAGATTATAAATTTTTTTTATACTTTGCAAGGCGAAGTCGCAGGCGCGGAAGCTTTTTCAAATTTTGACACTTATTTAGCTCCGTTTATTAAATATGATAAATTAAATTATGACGAAGTAAAACAGGCTTTGCAAGAATTTTTATTTAATATTAATGTTCCGACAAGAGTAGGATTTCAAACGCCATTTACAAATTTAACAATGGATTTATTCGCTCCTAATATGATGAAAAATGAAAGCGTTATTATCGGCGGAAAACCGCAAAAAGAAAAATACGGCGATTTTCAAAAAGAGATGGACACATTAAATATGGCTTTCGCGGAATTAATGATGGAAGGCGACGCAAAAGGCAGAGTTTTTACTTTTCCAATTCCGACCTATAATATCACGAAAAATTTTGACTGGGATAGTAAAGTAATGTTAAAAGTTTTTGAAATGACGGCAAAATATGGAATTCCTTATTTTTCAAATTTTATAAATTCTGATATGAGCCCAGAAGACGCGCGAAGTATGTGTTGTCGTTTGCGTTTGGACAACAGAGAATTAAGAAAAAGAGGGGGCGGGCTTTTTGGAGCTAATCCTCTGACTGGTTCTATTGGAGTAGTCACAATTAATTTGCCAAGAATAGGATATCTATCAAATAAAAAATTTCCAAAAGATATTGAAAAAGCTAAAAAATATTTTTTTGAACGACTAGCGGGATTTATGGATGTTGCCAAAGACAGTTTGGAAGTTAAAAGAGAACTAATTGAAAAATTATCTGATAACGGGCTTTATCCCTATGCTCGGCATTATTTAGACGGAATTAAGAAAAAGTTTAATCAATATTGGAAAAATCATTTCGCGACAATTGGAATTAATGGAATGAATGAAGCATGCTTAAATTTATTTGGCGAAAATGTAGGTTCTGAACAAGGAAAAAAATTCGCATTGGAAATTATGGATTTTATGAGAGGAAAAATGACCAAATATCAAAATGAAACTAATAATTTATATAATTTAGAAGCAACGCCAGCCGAAGGCGTGACAAGAAGGTTTGCTAATTTAGACAAAAAAAAATATTCAGACATAATTGTCGCGAATGAAAAAGAAGTAAAAGAAAAAGGAGTGGCGCCTTATTATACAAATTCTAGCCATCTTCCAGTTAATTTTTCAGAAGATATTTTTGAAGTTCTTGATTTGCAGGATGAACTTCAAACAAAATATACTGGCGGAACAGTTATACATGGATTTATTGGCGAGAAAATGCCGTCAGTTGAAGCGACCAAAAAGATTGTTAGAAAAATCGCTGAAAATTATCGTCTTCCATATTATACTATTAGTCCGACTTTTAGTATTTGTCCAGAACATGGATATATTGCTGGCGAACATTTTAAGTGTCCAAAATGCAAAGCAGAAACAGAAGTTTATTCAAGGGTTGTAGGGTATTTGCGACCAGTAAAACAATGGAACGATTCAAAACAGGCGGAATATAATAAAAGAGTAGAATATAAAATTAAAAATTAATATATTGCTTGTAGTGTGTTTTTGTAGTGGCGGGTCTTGTATCCGCCCTTATTACAAAATTATAATTTATGTTTAAATTCCCCCTTTAGCAAAGTGGGATCAAGGAGGATTTTATAATTTAAAATTTAAAAATCCTCCAACCTCCTTTTCCAAAGGAGGATTAATTATAAAAAGTTTTTTATTTTTATGCTGATCGCTGGTTTGCAAAAAATGTCTCTTATAGATTATCCAAATAAAATGACCGCTATAATTTTCACGGTCGGCTGTAATTTTGATTGCGCTTATTGCCATAATAAAGATTTGTTTAAAGATAAAAACATAAAAGATAGATTAATTTCAGAAAAAGAAATATTTGAATTTTTAAATAAAAGAAAAAATATTTTAGAAGCTGTTACAATTACGGGAGGCGAGCCGACTCTGCATAAAGATTTGCCGGATTTTATTAACAGAATTAAAAAACTTGGTTTTTTAGTGAAATTAGACAGCAATGGAACAAATCCCGTGATGTTAAAAGAGTTAGTCAATAAAAAATTAGTTGATTATGCCGCGGTAGATATCAAAGCGCCGTTTAATAATGAAAAATATAAAAAAATTGTTCAAGTTGATTGTTCTAATTTTTTAAAAAATATTTCAGAGAGTGTGGAATTTTTATTAAAAGACAGAATTGATTTTGAATTTCGCACAACATTAACTAAAGGACTATTGACACAAGGTGATATCGTAGACATTGTAAAAAAAATTAAAAATAACAGAATATATTATTTGCAGAATTTTGTTTTTCCTGAAAAGCAAGAATTTAAAAATATGGACGAGAATGGAGAAGTAGTGTATAATAAATTAAAAAAGTTAAAGCCGATGGAAAATAGCGATTTAGAACAATTAAGAAACATTATTGAAAAAATGGGACAAAAATGTGAAATTAGAAATTAAATAAGTTTGTTATTTTTAGTATTGTCATTCTCAATTTGACTGGGAATCTAACATAAATAAAATTATGAGCAAAAAAAATTTATCAGACGCGAAAATAGAAGAGCCGACAAATTTAATGGAAACGAATGATGATAAGATTATCAGGCTTTTAGAAGAGAATTTGGAAATTTCCAAAGAAAGTTTAAAATCAAATAAAAAAGTAACGCGCTGGGTTACTTGGCAAAAAATTAAATTTTGGGTTTATTTTGTTTTGATTAT is a window of Patescibacteria group bacterium DNA encoding:
- a CDS encoding ribonucleoside triphosphate reductase → MSKKKISKILKRDGKISDFNEKKIQEAILKALNITGEAIKSEKKAKILSEKVIEILAKKFHSRSIPAVEEVQDIVEEALITSRLIKTAKAYILYRDQRAKLREVESLIDSSELMKKYLDKLDWRIKENSNMSYSLQGLNNHIASAVSSRYWLNKVYSKKIGDTHTEGDIHIHDLQLLAPYCAGWDLKDLLVRGFGGVSGKVESKPAKHFRTALGQIINFFYTLQGEVAGAEAFSNFDTYLAPFIKYDKLNYDEVKQALQEFLFNINVPTRVGFQTPFTNLTMDLFAPNMMKNESVIIGGKPQKEKYGDFQKEMDTLNMAFAELMMEGDAKGRVFTFPIPTYNITKNFDWDSKVMLKVFEMTAKYGIPYFSNFINSDMSPEDARSMCCRLRLDNRELRKRGGGLFGANPLTGSIGVVTINLPRIGYLSNKKFPKDIEKAKKYFFERLAGFMDVAKDSLEVKRELIEKLSDNGLYPYARHYLDGIKKKFNQYWKNHFATIGINGMNEACLNLFGENVGSEQGKKFALEIMDFMRGKMTKYQNETNNLYNLEATPAEGVTRRFANLDKKKYSDIIVANEKEVKEKGVAPYYTNSSHLPVNFSEDIFEVLDLQDELQTKYTGGTVIHGFIGEKMPSVEATKKIVRKIAENYRLPYYTISPTFSICPEHGYIAGEHFKCPKCKAETEVYSRVVGYLRPVKQWNDSKQAEYNKRVEYKIKN
- a CDS encoding anaerobic ribonucleoside-triphosphate reductase activating protein; this translates as MLIAGLQKMSLIDYPNKMTAIIFTVGCNFDCAYCHNKDLFKDKNIKDRLISEKEIFEFLNKRKNILEAVTITGGEPTLHKDLPDFINRIKKLGFLVKLDSNGTNPVMLKELVNKKLVDYAAVDIKAPFNNEKYKKIVQVDCSNFLKNISESVEFLLKDRIDFEFRTTLTKGLLTQGDIVDIVKKIKNNRIYYLQNFVFPEKQEFKNMDENGEVVYNKLKKLKPMENSDLEQLRNIIEKMGQKCEIRN